The Amycolatopsis nigrescens CSC17Ta-90 genomic interval TCGGCGAAGTTCGGTTCGCGCAAGGCCCGCACGGCAAGCCAGGCACGCGTCGGGTCTGTCGCTTGTGGACCGCGATGCAGCACGAGCTGCCACCGCACGGCCGGTGCCGCGGATTCGCCGGTCTCGGCCGGCAGCGACCCCGAGAGCGCGAGTTCGGCGAGCGCGGCGGGACCGGGGGCGACCGGGCGCAGCACCGCGAGCAGTTCCTCGCCGCGGCTCAGCACACCGGCGGGTGTCCCGGCCAGCTCGGCGGTGCGCACCTCGGCGCCCGGAGCCAGCGCCCGCAACAGGACACGGCCGCCCTCGGCTTCAGGGAGGTCGCGGGCGCGACGGCGCAGCAGCAACCCGGCCCGCAGCGTCAGCTCGTCGGACAGCCAGCGGCCTCGCACCCGCAATCCGGTCCAGGCCAGCAACCCCACCGCGGTCAGCGCGAGCCCGGTCGCCACCGGCCACGGCCTGCCGATCGCGAGAAACCCCAGCACGAGGGCCAGCTGCCAGCACACGATGCGCAGCACCGGCAGCTTGACCGGGTCCCGGCGCGTCGGCGGCTGCTCGACCTTTCCGTCCGGGACCGCCGTAGCGCGCATGGGCTGAGCGGGCCGCGCGGGCCGCGCGAACGGTGCCGGCCGTGGTGGCGGCGTCGGCCGGACCAACGGTTGCGGCCGCACCGCCGCAGCCCGTGCGGCTGCCGCGACGGTCGCCACCGGCCGGCCGGTGGCCCGTGGCGCGGCGGGTTCCGGCTGCCGCGCGTGCTCACCGTCGGGTCTGGGGCGCTGCCGCTGCTCGGCTCGAGTCCCGGTCATCGTGGCCACCTCACGCCACGGCCGCTTCGTGCCATGTCTCGTCGATCAACGTGGCGGCGGTGCGCCACGCGTTAAGGTGCAGCGACCGCACCCTCGGCCACGGAACAGGGAAGAACATGGCGCCCACCATCCCCGCCCGAACATGAGGTTCCGATGACAGCGACGGCACGCGTGCTGGTGGTCGAGGACAACGAGGACCTGCGGGTGGCGGTGACCACCGAGCTCGCCGCGCACGGGCTGCGCGTCGACGAGGCCGCGGACCTGGCCGCCGCCGACGCCGCACTCGCCGGCCCCGGTGACCATGACTGCGTGGTGCATGACTGCGTGGTGTTCGACCGGATGCTGCCCGACGGTGACGCGGTGGACTACGTGCACCGGCGCCGGCTGGCTGGCTGGGCGGTGCCGGTGCTGTTCCTCACCGCCCGCGACACCGTCGCCGACCGGGTCGCGGGTTTCGAGCACGGCGGCGACGACTACCTGGTGAAGCCGTTCGCGGTGGCCGAGATGACGGCCAGGGTGTTCGCGCTGTGCCGCCGCCACGGCGAGCGGCGGCCCCCGGTGCTGCACCACGCCGACCTCGAACTGGACAGCGCGCGGCGACGGGCCCGGCGGGCGGGCGTCCTGCTCACCTTGAGCGACAAGGAGTTCGCCGTGCTCGAGTACCTGATGTCCCGGCCGGAGCAGGCCGTCACCCGCGCCGAGCTGATCGAGCACTGCTGGGACACCAGCACCGACCCGATGTCCAATGTGGTCGACGTGGTGGTGCGCAGGCTGCGGGTGAAGCTGCGCCAGCCAGAGCTGATCCACACCGTGCGCGGCGCCGGATACCGGCTCGGCGCCGGACAGGGCGACTCGTGACGACCTCGGCTGCCGCCCGGCTGCGACGGCTGCGCTGGCTGCTCACCGTGCTGTTCACCGCGCTCAACGCGGCGGGCCTGCTGGTGCTGGCGTGGTTGTTCGCCGAGCAGGACCGCGCGCAGGGCGAGCTGCGGCTGGACGCCGAGCTGAAGCAGGTGACCGCGGCGGTGTCGCGACTGGTCCAGCAGCAGGACGACGGCACCATCGTCACCGGGTTCGCGAGCCAGGACCCGATGGACACCAGCTGTCCCGAGTTCGCCGTGCTGCCCGCCGCCGGCGGCGCCTTCGAACCGCATTTCAGCCGGCGTGACTGCGCCCCTGTGGATCAGGGCTACCTGCACGGACTGGCCAGGGAGGCGACCGCCAGCGGGAAGTTCATCGAGGGCTACGTGCCAGGCACCGGCAACGGCGTGGTGCGGGTGGTCGCCCAGCCGTTCCTCAACAAGGCGGGCCAGTACGCGGGCGCGATCATCGCCGCCAGCGACCCGGCCGCGGAGCTGTCCAGGCACCGGAACGTGGTGCTGTGGACGATCGGCGGCTGCGTGCTGCTGGTGGCCGCGGTCGGCATGGCCGGGCATCTGCTCTCCGGCCGCGCCATCCGGCCCGCGGCGATGGCGCTGGAACAGCAGGAGATGCTGCTCGCCGAGACCGCGCACGACCTGCGTACCCCGGTGGCCGCGCTGCGAGCGCTGGCCGAGACGGCGTGGCGCAACCCCGCGGACCGGCCAGACCTGCTGCCCCGCACGGTGCGACTGGCGGCGCGGATGGGCTCCATCATCGACGACCTGCTCGTGCGCGCGCGGCTCGCGGCCGGGGTGGAGACGCTGGCCATCCAGCCCGTCTGGCTGGACCAGCTCGTCGCGGGCGTCGTCGGGGAGACTCCCGCCGCCGGCGCACAGGTCACCGTCACCACGGCGCCGACGAAGGTCAACGCCGACCCTGGTCTCGTGCAACGGGCGGTCGGCAACCTGCTGGACAACGCGCTGCGCTACGGACGCCAGCCGGGTGCACCCGCGATCGTGCACATCACCGTCGCGGGCGGCCGGGTGACGGTGGCCGACCACGGCCCCGGGATCGACGCCTCGGTCGCGGAAGAGTCCTTCGACCGGTTCACCAGCGGCGCCGGTTCCAGCGGCCTCGGCCTTTCCATCGTGCGCTGGACCGCGCAGGCGCACGGCGGATTCCTGCGCGTCTACAACGCCGAAGAGGGCGGCGCCATCTTCGAGCTGGCCTTCCCGCTCGCCGAGTAGCCCCGCTGACCAGGCAAGACCGGCCGAACCCTGTGCGGTGTCCGGTTTTGTTGTATCTGACCTGGACCGTCCGTGTACCAGGTGTCCTATGCTCACTTTCGTGATGGGGAGCAAGCTGCGGCATCGTCTGCCGATGGCCCTGCTCGTGGCCGCCTGCACGGCCACCGTGGCGATCGCGGTCTCCGGCGCGAGCCAGCCACCGCGCGGGCTGGACTTCGCGCCGTCCGGGCACTGGGTGGTGAACCCCGAGCTGGACATCGTCTTCCACGTCAACGGTGCGGCCAAGGCGGTGGACGCGCAGGCACCCATGGCGATCGACCCCGGCAGCCGCGTCTACCAGGGCGAGACCAGCGCGTACGTGGTCGGCCAGTCCCGGATCAGGGAGTTCGGCAAGTCCAGCCTCGAGGTCGAGCGCACCCTGCCGGCCCCGACCGGTGAGCCGCCAGTCGGTGTGGAAGCACCCGGCGGGCCCTATCTCGTCTACCGCGAGGCCGGCACCGTGGTCCGCCTCGGCGACCAGCCCGCGACCATCCACGCCGGGCAGGGGCTCGGCGAGCCGGTGGTCACTCCGGACGGCACCCTCTGGCTGCACCGGCTCGCGACCGGAGTGCTGTGCAAGCTGCCCAGGGGCGCGGACCAGGTGTCCTGTCCCGCCGTGGCGCCACGGGGGCACCAGGGCGGGCTGACCGTGGTCGGCGAGCAGGCGGCCTTCGTCGACACCACCGACGACACCGTGCGGGCGGTGGCGGACGGCCAGCTCGGCGCCCCGGTGAACCTCGGCGTCGACCTGCCGGGCACGGCCAGGATCGCCACCGCGGACACCGCCGGACGCATCCCCGCCCTCGACCCCGCCAAGCACCAGCTGCACCTCATCGACACCGGAGGGCTCAGCCGCACCCCGCCCGCGAACCTGGTGACGGTCGACCTACCCGAAGGCGACTACGCGAGCCCGGAGCCGAGCGGCACCTCGGTGGTGCTGCTCGATCTGCGCGGCAACGCCGTGCACACCTACACCAGCGACGGCAGGCCGCAGGGCGTCACCCCGGTCCCGCCGGAGACCGGCGAACCGAGGCTGACCCGTGCCCAGGACGCGCGCGTGTACGTCGACGGCGACAAGGGCGGGCACGTCATGGTCGTCGACGAAGGCGGCGCGGTGAGCCAGGTTCCGCTCGTCGGCGAGCAGAAGCCGGGCGGCAACCCGCAGGCCCCGCCACCGGAGCGACAACCGGAGAACACCCAGCCGCCCCCGCCACGGGCGGATCCGCCCGTGCAGGCCGGGCCGCCGCCCACCAGGAACGCCCCGGCTCCGGACCCGGCCCCGCAACGTGAGCAGCCGAAACCGAACCCAGCACCGAAACCGGACCCGCCGCCGACGCAGAAACCGCTCCCGGCGAGTCCCCCCGGCATCGCGACGAACCTCGCCGCCAGTCCGCAGGACGGCACCCTGCGGGTCACCTGGAACGCCGCCGCCCCCAACGGCGCACCGGTGACCGCCTACCACGTGTCGTGGCAGCCCGCGACGGGCGCGGGCAGCGTGAGCACACCCGGCAGCGCCCGCTCGACTGTCCTTTCCGGACTGAAGAAGGGCACCGCCTACACGGTGACGGTGGTCGCCGAGAACAGCGCGGGCCGTGGCACCGCGGCCAGCACGCGGGTGACGGTGCCCAGCGACGGCGCACCGGAAGTCACCGTGGCCCGTGGCCGCACGGAGTCCCACGACGCCGGCTGCCGTCCACCGGAATGCGGCCTGATGCTGTTCACGCTGAAGGGTTTCGAGCCCAACAAGGACTACACCGTCACGCCTTACTCCAACGCCCCCGGCTACCCCGGTGACAACCCGGAGGACGGGTGCACCACCAATGGCGATGGCTACTACCAGGATCAGGCATTTCCGTTCGCGCAGGTCGGCTATGACGTGTGGGTCGTGGTCGAGGGACCGGACGGGCAGCGGTACGAGTCCAACCGTTACACATGGGAGTCAGGGTGAGCCCTACGCGGGCCGGCGAGGTCGCCAGGCTGATCGGCGAGAACGTGCAGCAGGTGATCCGCGGCAAGCCGGAGCTGGTGCGGCTGGCGGTGGCCGCGCTGCTGGCCGAGGGGCACCTGCTGATCGAGGACGTGCCGGGGCTCGGCAAGACCACGCTGGCGCGCTGCCTGGCCCGCAGCATCGGCGGGGAGTGGAACCGCATCCAGTTCACCCCCGACCTGCTGCCAGGCGACATCACCGGGGTCACCGTGTACCACCAGAAGGAAGAGCAGTTCACCTTCCACCGCGGCAGCGTGTTCGCGAACATCGTGGTGGCCGACGAGGTCAACCGCGGCACCCCCAAGACCCAGTCGGCGCTGCTCGAGGTGATGTCGGAGCGGCGGGTCACGGTGGACGCGGTCACGCACGAGGTGCCCCGGCCCTTTCTGGTCGTCGCCACCCAGAACCCGATCGAGATGGAGGGCACCTACCGGCTTCCGGAGGCGCAGCTCGACCGGTTCCTGATGCGGCTTTCGGTGGGCTACCCGGACATCGCGTCCGAGGTGCTGGTGGTGATGAGCGACTGCGCCGGGGTCACCCCCGACGAGCTGCCGACCGTGGTCGACATCGCGACCCTGCGCGCGGCCATCGGGGACGTCCGCCAGTCCCATGTGGACCGCGCGATCGTGGAGTACGCCGTGCGGCTCACCGCCGCCACCCGTGACCACGCGGCGGTGAAGTTCGGCGCCAGCCCCCGTGGCAGCATCGCGCTGGTGCGGACCGGGCAGGCGCTGGCCGCGATGGCGGGCCGCGGCTTCGTCACGCCGGACGACATCAAGGACGTCGCCAAGCCGGTGCTCGCGCACCGGCTGGTCCTCACCGCGGACGCCGAGCTGAACCAGCGCGGCACCGACGAGGTCATCGCCGAGGTGCTGGCCGCGACGCCGGCGCCCGCGATCAACGTGGGCGCCAGGTAGCCGTGCGGCCGACCCGGCGCGGGATCGCGGTGCTCGTGCTCGCCGCGGTGCTGGTCGCGTTCGGACAGTGGGCGGGTTATCCGCTGCTGCGCGCCCTCGGCGGAATCCTGTTCGCGGCGGTGCTCGCCGCGGTCGTGGTGACCGCGCGCCGGGTGCGGGTGGTGGTGACCCGCTCGGTCTACCCGGACCGGGTCGAGCGCGGCAGTCCCGCGCTGGCGCGGCTGCGGGTGCGCAACCCCACCGGCGGCCGGCAGCCCGCGTTCCTCGCCACGGACCGGGCCGGCGGCGCCGCGCAGACCGTGCGGATCCGCCCGCTGCCGCCGGCGACCGAAGCCACCTACCACTACGAGCTGGCGACCCGCGCCCGCGGCAGGATGACGGTGGGACCGCTGATGCTGCACCGGGTCGACCCGTTCGGGCTCGCCCTCAACCGGCTGCCCACCGGCGAAACCACCCCGTTGTGGGTGTACCCGCGGCAGTTCCCCGCGAAGGCGCTGATGGGCGCGCACCCCAGGCACCACCACGAGGGCGTCACCACCGACGACGCGCTGCGCGGTTCGATGGATCTGCGTGACGTGCGCGAGTACGTGCCCGGCGACGAGGTTCGGCACCTGCACTGGAAGGCCAGCGCCAGGGTCGGCAGGCTGATGGTGCGGGATCTGGCCGATCCGCAGCAGCCGCGGTTCACCGTGCTGCTGGACACGCGCCCTGGTTCCCTTCCGCCGCACCAGTTCGAGGAGGCGGTGGATCTGGCCGCCTCCCTGCTCGGCGCGTCCGCGCGCGCGGGCAGGCACAGCAGGCTGGTCACCTCGTCCGGGCTCGACGTGCCAACGCCCGGCGGCAGCCAGGCCGCGCGCAGCCTGCTCGACGAGCTCTGCGTGCTGGCGCAGGGCGGCAGCGGGGACGCGGCGGTGGTGCCCGCGTCGCTGGCCGCCGGCCGTGGGTCCGGCGGCTGTCTCGCGGTGGTCACCGCGGCCGGTGCCGACGTGACGTCGCTGGCCGGGCTGAAGCACCGCTACTCGACGGTGTTCGTGTTCGTGCTCGGCGAAACCGGGACCGGGCTCGCCGCGATGACCGGTGCGCGCGTGCTCGGCGCGGAGAACGCCGAACACGCCGTGCGCCGGTGGAACGAGGTGGCCGGATGACGACGGCCAGGGTGCTGCCGTCGGCCTGCGTGGTGCTCGCGGCGGTACTCGCTGGCCTGCTGTTCGCGCCCGTTTTCGGTATGGCGCCGTTGCTCCTGCCACTCGCCGTGCCCGCGGCGGTGGTGCTCGCGGTCGCCGCGGGAACCTCGCGCCGCGAGGCGCTGGTGCCGTGGCGGCCGGTGCTGACACCGCTCGCGGGGCTGCTCGCCATCGTCGAGACGCTGCTGTTTCCCACCACGGTCGCGGGCCTGCCGACCGGTGAGACGATCCGCGCGCTGGTCTCCGGTGCGACGGAGTCGTGGCGGCTCGCGCTGCAGTCGACCTGGCCCGCCCAGCCCGACCCAACGCTGGTGCTGTTCGTGCCGTTGCTGGCGCTGCTCGCCTGCGTGCTCGGCGTCGAGCTGCTGCATCGCTGGGGGGCGTTGCCCGCGCTGCTGCCGAGCCTCGCGGTGGTGGTGCTGAGCCAGTTCTACCGCGCGACCACCGGAGTAGCGGCGGCACTGGCCGCACTGGCCTACGCGGCGGCAGCCGGGGCGTTGCTCGCGGCCACCCGGGCCGAACGGTCGACCGCCGAACGGCGCCGGGTGCCGGCGCTGCTGCTCGTCGCGCCCGCGGTGACGCTCGCGATCGTCGGCGCGCTCGTCGGCGGTGCGCTGCTGCCCACCACCGAAGCCAGGTACACGCTCAAGGACGAGCAGTTCGCGCCGCTGGCCGAGAGCCAGGTGACCAGCCCGCTGGACGAGCTGTCCGGCCGGCTGTCCCATCCGGACACTCCGGTGTTTACAGTGGACGGTGCCACCGGGGTGGACAGGTGGCCGGTGGTGGTGCTGCAGGAGTTCGACGGTGTCAACTGGAGCCCTGGCGGCCGCTACCGCAGGCTCGGCGCGGACCTGCGGCCGGGCCCGGAGATCACCGTGCCGGTCGAGCGGCGGACCGCCGAGATCCGCGACGCCCGGCTCGGCGGGCCGTGGCTGCCAGGCCAGACCCTGCCGGCCGGGGTGGACGGCATCGACCCGCTCGTGGAGGAGCGGCAGGGCTCGCTGCTCGTCCCGCAGGTGGCGGCGCCGGCGGACTACACGCTCAGCTGGTGGGAACCGCAGGTCGGCGACCACACCCTGGACAGCGTCGCGATCGACCTCTCCCTTGTCGATGAGCTGGGCGGGGTCGGCGAGGTGCCTCCCGGCATCATCGAGCTGGCAGACCGGGCGGTTCCGACGAGGCCGACCTTCCAGACCGCGCTGGCGCTGGAACGCTTCCTGCGCGAGGGCTACCGGCCGGCGACCGGGCAGAACCTGCCCACCGGGCACTCCTGGCCGCAGCTCGAAGAGTTCCTGCTGGAAACCAAGCGCGGCACGAGCGAGCAGTTCGCGGCCGCGTACGTCGCGCTGGCCAGGATCAAGGGCATTCCCGCGCGGCTCGTGGTCGGTTTCCGGGCACCGGAGGACCGTGCGGCCGGGCACTACACCGTCCGCAACGGCGACGCGCTGGCCTGGCCGGAGGTCGCGGTCGAAGGCGTGGGCTGGGTGCCGCTGGATCCGAGCGGCACGGCCACCGCGTCCGGACCGGATCCGACCCGCGGGCTGGCCGCGGCCGCCGCGGAGGTGCGGGCGGAACTGCCGCCGTCCGAACAGTTGCGGGACGCACCGGTCGAACCCGCACCGGGCACGCTGGGTTCGGACACCGCGGGCGGCTGGTCGTTCCCGTACTCCGTCCTGCTCGCGGTGCCGCTGTCCGCGGTGCTGCTGTGGGTGGCCGGGGTACCGCTCGCGAAGGCGCTGCGCGCGCGGCGGCGCCGGCGCAGACCGGGCGCGGGCGCCGTGATCGGCGCCTGGGAGGAGGCGCGCGACCGGCTGCGCGCCTACGGCCTCCCGGTGTCCGCGGGAATGACGGTCCGCGACCTGACCACGGCCGTCAGCGGCACCACCACCGACGGCGCCACTGTGGACGGTCTGCGCTCGCTCGGCACGACGGTGGACTTCGCCCTGTGGTCCGGCGCCGAACCCGGCCCGGACAGCGGCCGACACGCCTGGGCCGCGGTCGACGCGGTACGCGGCGGGCTCGCCCGCCGCGGCCTGCGGGCCCGCGTCCGCGCCGCGTTGAACCCCGCTCCCCTGCGCGCCCCGCGCTGAACCAGCGCCCCCTTTTGGCCGGGTGTTGACTGAGCTTTGGCTGGTCCGCGTGCATCACGTGATGGTCCCGGGTGATCGTGGATGGCGCGTACGTACGGCGAAAACAGGGCTATGACCGGGCGAAGCCCAGTCGATCGGGGCGGCCCGGCTCGAAGATTCACGTGCTGTCCGACCGCGGCGGCCTGCCCCTGGTCGTCGCGATCTGGCGTGGCGTGCACGATTTCTTCCCTCTTTCGTGTTTGGTTGTGTGCGTTTTTTGTCGGGGGTCGGCGGTATCATTAAGGGGTATTCAGAACTGAGGAGGTTCTGGTGTCCTGTTTTCTTTTGCGGATGGCTCCGAAGGTTGATTTCGGTGCACTTTCGCCGGAGTGGTTGTTCGGTTTGCGTGAATCGACGATCGAGCACCTCGACCCGTCGCAGGCAGTGGGGGTGGTGATCTCCGCGCGGCGAGCGATCTGCCGTGCGCAGGCGATCCAAGCCCGGGCGATCGCGCAGGTCAGCCGTGCGCGCGGTGGTGCGCGGTGGGTGGCCGATGAGTTGGCACCGGAGCTGCGATTGTCCCGTGAAACGACCGCGACCCGGGTAGCGTTGGCCGATGCGCTGGTATCGCGGATGCCGTGCCTGCTGGCGGCGATGGTCGAGGGCGAGCTGGATATCGAAAAGGCTCGCCAGGCGTTTGATGGCGTGGCGGTGCTGTCGGATGGATTAGCCCGTCAGGCCGATGAAATCCTGGCCGATCGCATCGGCGAAAAGAATCCGAGTAACTGGCGGAAAACAGTGACTCGGGTGGTGGCGAGTCTCGATCCCGAGGGTCAACGCGCTCGCGCGGAGGCTCGGCGCAAGCAGCGGCGGGTCGAGTTGCACCACGAACCGGATGCGATGGCGTCGTTGTGGGCGTACCTTCCGGCTGAGATCGCGACCGCCGTCTATGCCCGGATCGACATGTTGGCGCGGAAGCTTCGCGGTGGCGATGAGGTTCGCACGATGGACCAACTTCGAGCTGATGTGTTGGCGGAGTTGCTCCTCGGCAAGGGCTGGGAAGGCTTGGCCGCCCAGGTGTTCATCCACATCCCCCTCGACACCGCGTTAGGCATCCGCGACGACGGGTGCGAACTAGTCGGCCATGGTCCGATCCCCGGTGACCTCGGCCGCCAGATCATGAACCAGCCGGGTTCGGTGTGGCGGAAGGTATTGACCGACCCGGTATCGGGCGCTGTCCGGGATATCGGCCGCAAGAGATACCGCCCTCCGGCCGACTTGGCCGAACTGGTCCGCGTCCGCGACCGCACCTGCCGAGCACCGGGCTGCAACCGGCCCGCACAACGCTGCGACGCCGACCACTGCACCGCATGGTCGCAAAACGGGGACACCTGCGACCACAACCTCTGCTGCCTGTGCCGCCACCACCACAGCCTGAAGGATGAGCTGGGCTGGAAGTTCGAGTTCGATCCGGTGACGGCCGACTTAACGGTCACCACCCCCACCGGCCGCACCTACTCGACCAGACCGGAGCCACTCGCCGACCCGCCGCCACCTCCGAAGCGCGCCGATGAGCCACCGCCCTTCTAGTAGTGCTTTGTCAGGTCATGGTTTGGGCACGTTCGCGGCGTTGTGCGGCGGGTGTGCGGCAGCACGCAGGGTCCTTGAGTTCGCGAAATTGTGGCGCGGTCAGGGACCCTGCGTTGGCACCGTGGGTCAGGCGTAGGTGGTGTCCCTCCAGCGGATCTCCACCATTCCGGTGGCTACTCCGCGTAGGGCTGGTCGGTTCCCTGGTCGCTGTAGCCGAGGCTCCAGATGTAGCCGTCCGGGTCCGCGAAGGTGCCGCCGTACCCGCCCCATGGCAGGGCACCGGCGGGCTTGAGAACCGTGGCGCCGGCCTTCTCGGCCTCCGCGAGGATCTCGTCGACCCGCGCTTCACTGCGGATCACATAGGTGAGGGCCAGCCCGTAGAAGCCGACCAGCGAGCCGCCGTCCGATTCGAAGAACACCGAGACGCCGTGATCGTTTCCGGTCACCGCTCCCCTAGCCCGTGCAGACGGCTTCGCGGATCGGCTTGGCCTGGCTTTCGTAGAAGCCGACGCTGGAGGCGCCCTGGATCCGGAAGCAGTACTTCAGCACCGGGTCGATCCGCAGCCGGTACTCGGTCACGCGCTGCACGACGACCGTGTCCAGTGGCTGCCCTTCGGGGGCGATCACGATCGCGAAATCAAGCGGTTCGCTGCTGCGCCAGGAAAGTTCGACATAATCGCCCTGATCCACCGGGTCGTTGAGCTCGACGCGCACGGGCGCGGCGCTGGGCTGCGCGGGCGCCGGTGCCGGTGCGGCGACCCCCGCCGGCGTGCCGGGCACGTCGAGCTTCGCGGGCTGGTTCAGCAGCAGCACGACCACCGCGACGGCCAGTACCGACAGCGCGCCGACGGCGGCGATCACGACCCCCGCCCGCGGCTTGCCCCGTGCCTTGTCGTTCGGCCCGTACTGCACGAGCAGCTCGCCCCTCGGCGGCGGCGGGACCGCCACCGGCGGCGCGGAGACCACGGCGGGCCGGGGCCGGGCGACGTTGCCGGCGAACGCGCTGCCGAAGTCGTCGAACGCGGGCTGCGCCCGCACCGGACCGATCATGGTGCCGATCCGGGCGGCCACCGTGGCCGCGTCGAGCGGTCGCGCGTCGGGGTTCTTCGCCAGCAACGCGGAGACCAGCTGGGCCAGCCCGCCCGGCAGGTCGGCCCGCCGCAGCGCGGGCACCTCGCTGCTGAGCGTGCGCAGCAGCCGCTCGTCCACCTGCTCGCCGGGACGGCCCTGGTGCGGCGACGAGCCCGAAAGGGCGAAGTACAGCACCGCACCGAGCCCGTACAGATCCGTCCGCTCGTCACGGGTCCCGTCGCGCACCGTCTCCGGCGCCAGGAAGTCCACCCCGGCGGTCACTTCCCCGGGGAAGGCGTGCCGCAGGGTGAGACCGAAGTCGGCGAGCACCGGCTCACCCGACGGCCGGAACAGCACGTTGCCAGGGGTGACGCCGCCGTGCACCAGCCCGGCGGCGTGCGCGGCCGCCAGCGCACCAGCCAGCGCGCTGCCCAGCGCGAGGGTGTCCGGGATGGTGAGCGGGCCGAACGAGCCGACCAGTTCCGGCAGGGACTGGGCGCACAGCTCCATCCGCAGCGCGCAGCGGCCGTCGGGCAGTTCCTCGACGCGGTCGGCCACCAGCACCTGCGCCCGCGCGCGCAACTCCGCCAGGCTGCGCAGTTCGGTGTCGAGCAGGCCGCGGGTGCGCCGGTCGATCGGACCGGGATAGGCCTTCAGCGCGAACGCCGTGCTGCCGTGCCCGTCCACCCCGGCGAGCACGGTGGCGACCGGCCCGTCGCCGAGGGGAACCAGTTCGTCGTGTCCGGGAAGTGTCGTCATCGCGGTAGTCATTCTGGCGCCATTCCGTCGTGTCCGGTAGCTGCCGTGCCCATTTCGCGGGCTCGCTCGCGCGCTCATCGTAGGTAGCGACCGTTCCGCGGTGGGTTTCCCGGCAGCTTGCTGCCGCCCGCCCGGCAGACCAAAGGGGACAGCGCGGATGACGACCACGAACCTGGTCAGGGTGACCATCGACGCGCCTGCCCGGCGGATCGACCTCGCGTTGCCGGAACGCTCGCCGGTGGCCGAGATCCTGCCGGGACTGCTGCGCCGGGCCGGCGAGAGCCTGGCCGACGACGGGGTCACCGACGGCGGCTGGCTGTTGCGCCGCACCGACGGCACCGCGCTCGAACTCGGCCGGACCCTTGGCACCTACGGGATCCGCGACGGCGAGGTACTGCACCTGGTGTCCCGGCGGCTGCACTGGCCCGAACTCGAGTACGACGACCTCGCCGACACCATCGCGAAGGGGGCCGGGCGTACCGGCCGGCTGTGGGGGCCGGCGCACACCCGCGTCGCGGGACTGCTGACCGGGGCGTTCGCCGCGCTGCTCGCGCTGCTGGCGGTGGCGCGGGCGGGGCCGCCGTGGAATGCGCCCGCGTGGGTCGCGCTCGGGTTCTGCGCGGTGCTGCTCGCGGCTGGCACGGTGCTGGCCCGCGCACTGGGCGATGCCGGTGCCGGCGCGACGGTCGCCGCGCTGGCCCTGCCGTTCGCCTTCATCGGCGGGGTGCTGCTCCTCGGTGACGGGCCACCGGCCGCGGGGCTCGGCGCACCGCATCTGCTCGCCGCCTGCTCGGCGGTCGTGGTCGCGTCCGCGCTCGGCTATGTCGGCGTGGTGGACCGGGCCGAGTTGTTCATCGGCGGCATCACCGCGGGCGTCGTGGGGGCGCTGGCCTCCTGGCTGGCCACCCTGGACGCGCTGGACGGCGTGGACGGGGCCGCGGTGGCGGCGGTCGTGGTGCTGCTGTGCTCCCCGC includes:
- a CDS encoding AAA family ATPase, encoding MGVRVSPTRAGEVARLIGENVQQVIRGKPELVRLAVAALLAEGHLLIEDVPGLGKTTLARCLARSIGGEWNRIQFTPDLLPGDITGVTVYHQKEEQFTFHRGSVFANIVVADEVNRGTPKTQSALLEVMSERRVTVDAVTHEVPRPFLVVATQNPIEMEGTYRLPEAQLDRFLMRLSVGYPDIASEVLVVMSDCAGVTPDELPTVVDIATLRAAIGDVRQSHVDRAIVEYAVRLTAATRDHAAVKFGASPRGSIALVRTGQALAAMAGRGFVTPDDIKDVAKPVLAHRLVLTADAELNQRGTDEVIAEVLAATPAPAINVGAR
- a CDS encoding response regulator transcription factor encodes the protein MTATARVLVVEDNEDLRVAVTTELAAHGLRVDEAADLAAADAALAGPGDHDCVVHDCVVFDRMLPDGDAVDYVHRRRLAGWAVPVLFLTARDTVADRVAGFEHGGDDYLVKPFAVAEMTARVFALCRRHGERRPPVLHHADLELDSARRRARRAGVLLTLSDKEFAVLEYLMSRPEQAVTRAELIEHCWDTSTDPMSNVVDVVVRRLRVKLRQPELIHTVRGAGYRLGAGQGDS
- a CDS encoding sensor histidine kinase codes for the protein MTTSAAARLRRLRWLLTVLFTALNAAGLLVLAWLFAEQDRAQGELRLDAELKQVTAAVSRLVQQQDDGTIVTGFASQDPMDTSCPEFAVLPAAGGAFEPHFSRRDCAPVDQGYLHGLAREATASGKFIEGYVPGTGNGVVRVVAQPFLNKAGQYAGAIIAASDPAAELSRHRNVVLWTIGGCVLLVAAVGMAGHLLSGRAIRPAAMALEQQEMLLAETAHDLRTPVAALRALAETAWRNPADRPDLLPRTVRLAARMGSIIDDLLVRARLAAGVETLAIQPVWLDQLVAGVVGETPAAGAQVTVTTAPTKVNADPGLVQRAVGNLLDNALRYGRQPGAPAIVHITVAGGRVTVADHGPGIDASVAEESFDRFTSGAGSSGLGLSIVRWTAQAHGGFLRVYNAEEGGAIFELAFPLAE
- a CDS encoding type VII secretion protein EccE — encoded protein: MTGTRAEQRQRPRPDGEHARQPEPAAPRATGRPVATVAAAARAAAVRPQPLVRPTPPPRPAPFARPARPAQPMRATAVPDGKVEQPPTRRDPVKLPVLRIVCWQLALVLGFLAIGRPWPVATGLALTAVGLLAWTGLRVRGRWLSDELTLRAGLLLRRRARDLPEAEGGRVLLRALAPGAEVRTAELAGTPAGVLSRGEELLAVLRPVAPGPAALAELALSGSLPAETGESAAPAVRWQLVLHRGPQATDPTRAWLAVRALREPNFAEDAELLAALTNTVRRLHRRLRGADLRVTALSEQEVLATLVALSHAGPGRGAIREDRQHWRAGQVTQVGLRLLGLGARSLPARMHTLHRMLAAVPGTACTVAVTVPEYAAVLRVAAITDAAVDAAVERLLRMPVPGIRLERMDNQHAPAVAASLPIGGNP
- a CDS encoding fibronectin type III domain-containing protein, which translates into the protein MGSKLRHRLPMALLVAACTATVAIAVSGASQPPRGLDFAPSGHWVVNPELDIVFHVNGAAKAVDAQAPMAIDPGSRVYQGETSAYVVGQSRIREFGKSSLEVERTLPAPTGEPPVGVEAPGGPYLVYREAGTVVRLGDQPATIHAGQGLGEPVVTPDGTLWLHRLATGVLCKLPRGADQVSCPAVAPRGHQGGLTVVGEQAAFVDTTDDTVRAVADGQLGAPVNLGVDLPGTARIATADTAGRIPALDPAKHQLHLIDTGGLSRTPPANLVTVDLPEGDYASPEPSGTSVVLLDLRGNAVHTYTSDGRPQGVTPVPPETGEPRLTRAQDARVYVDGDKGGHVMVVDEGGAVSQVPLVGEQKPGGNPQAPPPERQPENTQPPPPRADPPVQAGPPPTRNAPAPDPAPQREQPKPNPAPKPDPPPTQKPLPASPPGIATNLAASPQDGTLRVTWNAAAPNGAPVTAYHVSWQPATGAGSVSTPGSARSTVLSGLKKGTAYTVTVVAENSAGRGTAASTRVTVPSDGAPEVTVARGRTESHDAGCRPPECGLMLFTLKGFEPNKDYTVTPYSNAPGYPGDNPEDGCTTNGDGYYQDQAFPFAQVGYDVWVVVEGPDGQRYESNRYTWESG